The sequence below is a genomic window from Barrientosiimonas humi.
CACAACCCCAGCCACGCCAGACCCAGCGCAAGGCCCACCAGAGGCACGGCCCAGCGAGCAGTCCTGTGGCTGCGCAGCACGGTGAACGAGAAGACCAGGCCGAGCACCCGCCGAACGGAATCAGGAACCCTGCCACGACAACGGCCAGCGTGCACGCCAGCACGAGCCAGCGCGCACCTGCGGACCGGCGAGGGCGGGATGCTGCTTGCACCATCGCGTCGTCCCCCTTGTCGGTGCTTCGGAAGAACTACTTACTCCCCCACCTGCGTGAGGGACCGGGGTCAGCCGAAGCGCTGGCCGGTGAGGCGCTCGTAGACCTCGACGTACTTCGCGCGGGTGCGCTCGATGACCTCGTCGGGCAGGGCGGGGGGCTCCTCGCCGGAGTCCTTGCTCCAGCCGCTCGCGGGCGAGGTGAGCCAGTCGCGCACGAACTGCTTGTCGTAGGACGGCTGGGCGCGACCCGGCTCCCACTCGTCGGCCGGCCAGAAGCGGGACGAGTCGGGGGTCAGCACCTCGTCGGCCAGCACCAGCTCGCCGTCGGGGCGCACGCCGAACTCGACCTTGGTGTCGGCGATGATCACGCCGCGGTCGACGGCGATCTCGTTGCCACGGGCCAGGATTCGCCGGGTGAGATCGTCGAGCTGAGCGGCGCGCTCGGCGCCCACCATGTCGACCACCGTCGAGAACGGGATCGGCTCGTCGTGCTCGCCCATCGGGGCCTTGGTGGAGGGGGTGAAGACGGGGTCCGCGAGACGTGAGCCGTCGACCAGTCCGTCCGGCAGACGTACGCCCGAGACCTCGCCCGTGCGCCGGTAGTCGGCCAGTCCGCTACCGGTGAGGTAGGCGCGGGCGACGCACTCGACCGGCACCATGTCGAGCCGCTCGACCAGCACCGCGCGGCCCGCGACCTGCGGCGGGACGTCGGTCGAGACCACGTGGTGCGGCAGCAGGTCGGCCAGTCGCTCGAACCACCACAGGGACAGCTGCGTCAGCACCGCACCCTTGTCGGGGATCTCGCTGCGCAGCACGAAGTCGAACGCCGAGATGCGGTCGCTCGCGACGAGCAGCAGCTGGTCGTCGCGCGGCTGGCCCGCCGCGTCGAGCGGGGCGTAGAGGTCGCGCACCTTGCCGGAGTAGGCGTGCGCGAACCCGGGCAGCTCGGGGGCAGCGGTGGTGGGGTCGTTGCTCATCGGGAACCTTCCGGGGACGGCACGGCGACAGCGCCCCGCTCGGCGGCGAGACCGATGTCGGTGCGGTGGTGCGAGCCGGGCAGATCGACGAGATCGACTGCGGCGTAAGCCTTTTCGCGTGCCTCGGCCAGGTCGGAGCCGAGCGCGACGACCGACAGCACCCGGCCCCCGGCCGACTGCAGCGTGCCGTCGTCGCCGATCGCGGTGCCCGCGTGCAGCACGTAGGCGGCGTCGTCGTCGATCTGGTCGAGCCCGCTGATCGGGTCGCCGGTGCGCGGCTGCGCGGGATAGCCGTCGGAGGCGATCACCACGGTCACCGCCGTCTCGGGCCGCCACGCGAGAGGCTCCAGCTGGTCGAGGCGCTCGCGGGCCGCGGCCTGCAGCAGGGCGCCGAGCGGGGTGCGCAGGCGCGCCAGCACCACCTGGGTCTCGGGGTCGCCGAAGCGGGCGTTGAACTCCACGACCCGGGGGCCGCGCGAGGTCAGGGCGAGGCCGACGTACAGGACGCCGGAGAAGGGGGTGCCGCGGCGGCGCATGACGTCGACGGTCGGCTGCGCGATGCGCTCGACGACCTCGTTGGTGAGCGACTCGGGAGCCCAAGTGAGCGGCGAATACGCCCCCATGCCACCGGTGTTGGGTCCCTGGTCGTCGTCGCCGACGCGCTTGAAGTCCTGCGCCTGGGCGAGCGGGAGCACGGTGGTGCCGTCGGTGACGCAGAAGATCGAGACCTCGGGGCCGTCGAGGAACTCCTCGACCACCACGGGCGAACCGCCGTCGATGCACGCGCGCCCGTGGGCCAGCGCGGCGTCGAGGTCGTCGGTCACGACGACGCCCTTGCCGGCGGCGAGCCCGTCCTCCTTGACGACGTACGGCGCCCCGGTCGCGTCGAGCGCGTCGCGCAGCTGGGTCTCGTCGTCGCAGACGTACGCCCGCGCGGTCGGCACGTCGGCCTCGGCCATGACCTCCTTGGCGAAGGCCTTGGAGCCCTCGAGCCGGGCGGCGTCGGCGGACGGCCCGAAGCAGTCGATGCCGCGAGCGCGCACGGCGTCGGCCACGCCCGCGACCAGCGGAACTTCGGGCCCGATGACGACCAGGTCGGCGCCGAGCTCCTCGGCCAGGTCGGCCACGCCGTCGCCGTCGGTCAGCCCGCCGGGCAGCGGACGGCAGTCGGCGACGAGCTCGATGCCCGGGTTGCCGGGGGCGGCGAAGACCGCCTCGACGTCGGGGTCGGCGAGCAGGGCGCGGACGAGGGCGTGCTCACGCGCGCCGGATCCCACGACGAGAGGCTTCACGCCCGTCAGGGTAGTGGCCGCCTCCCCACCCCGCCGCCACGGTCCACCGCCGAACCGTGCGCCCCACCGCACCCTCCGGCGGACCACCGCGACAGCGGGAGCGGGGGGCGGGCGGACAACGGCGAGCCACGCGTACGCGGACCACCGCCGAACCGTGCGCCCCACCGCACCCTCCGGCGGACCACCGCGACAGCGAGAGCGGTGAACAAGACCGCAAGCAACCGCCGGCGACGACCGGGCACCGAAGGCGGGGACTACGGCCGCCGTGCCGACGATGCCGGCGGGCCGGAGCTTGCGACGGGCCGGCGGAGGAGGAGACGCGGCCAAAAAGAAAAAGGCCGCGGGCCCTCCCGAGAGTCAGGGGGGAGGGTCTCCCGGGAGGGCCCGCAGCGTGAGCATTGGGGTCAGCCACTAGGGGGGGGTCGGCGACTCGTCCAAGTGCTCGCATCAGCCCGTGGGCTGACAGGTTCAATATTGCACCATCTCCCCTCGGGTGCCGCATTGTTCAATGTCGGAATAGGGTCAATGTCGGGACTCCGCCAAAGGAGGTCCTAGGACGAAGGGGAACCACACCATGAGCGCGACCGGGCAGGACCGCGAGCGAGCCGCGATGCAAGCGATCGGGAGGGGCGGTCTGGAGTCGCTGCTGGACCTGCTGAACCAGGACGTCATGACGACGGTCTACGTGCAGATGGTGCAGAACCCGCGGTTCCGGCCGGAGCAGCTCGACACCCACGGCGCCTCGCCGGAGGAGGTCGAGCTGTGCCTGCGCATCTTCGAGTCGCGCGGGCTGCTGCACCGGGTCGACGACGGCAGCTGGGTGACCAACGCCCCGGAGAACGCGCTGGCCGACCACGCCTCGCGGCTGGAGGAGCGGGCGCGCACCCTGCGGGCGGCGACCCCTGGCCTGTCGCGCATCTACTACGACGCGATGGCGCGCAGCCCGCGCAGCCTCGAGGCCGTGGGCGTCGAGCTGCTGGAGAGCCTGGAAGACGTCAACGCCGCGATGAGCGAGCTGTTCGCCGCGACCCGGCGCCAGGTCGTGTCGATGCGCACCCGCTCGCCGCGCGTGCTGATGATCATGAACCGCACTCCCGAGCGGATCGCCGAGCCGGTCTTCAACAGCCACGGCGAGACACTGCGGCTGCGGGTCAGCTTCGACTCGGGGCTGCTGGAGGAGCCGGCGATGCCCGCCGCGGTGGCGGCGCGCACCCAGGCCGGCGACGAGATCCGGTTCGCCAACGCCATCCCGTTCACCGCGACGACCTCCGACAACGGGGTCACGGTCATGGACATCGACGACCCCAGCGGCACCTCGGTCGGGATGCGCATCACCCACCCCGGCGTGAGCGCGGCGATCAAGCGGGTCATCGACGACACGTGGGTGCGCGGGGTGCGCTGGACCGGCCGCGGCACCGTGACGCGGGCCGACGCCGAACCCCTCGACGACCGCGACCGCGACATCCTGGCGCTCATGCTGGGCGGCGTCGCCGACGCCACGATCGCCCGCCAGCTGGGCGTCTCCCAGCGCACCGTCGAGCGCCGCGTCCGCCGGCTGCTGGAGCTGCTCGGGGCCGCCACCCGCTTCCAGGCCGGGGCGCAGGCGGTGAAGCGGGGGTGGATCTGAGCGGGCCAGGAGGTGTCCGGGAGACGTCCGGCCGGGGGCCGGCAGGTGGCTGCCCGGGCCCACCCCCGCCAGGGGGCGGACCCCCGCAGCGGCGCGGACGTACGTCAGTAGACTGGTCGACTTGCAGCCGCTCGGCACCGCACCGCTCCAGCACGCCTCGTGGGGGGACCTGACCACGTGACCGCACCCAACGCCAGCGCCACCGCGCCCGCCCCTGAGGTGGCCGAGGAGATCGAGCGCGAGCAGGCCCATGTCACCCGTGTGCACGAGGAGCTGGTCAAGGCCGGCGAGCGGGTCGCGCTGGTCGAGGCCGAGGGCCTCGCGCGGGGTCGCACCGACCGCACGGGCGAGGCCCGCGACGAGGAGCTGTCGGGTCTGTTCGAGCGCGACGCGCTGATGTTCAGCGCCGGTCGCCGGCGGGTGTCCCTGGAGCAGCAGTACGAAGGGCTCGTCTTCGGCCGGCTCGACCTCGACCACTCCGGCGAGGAGGGCAACGGGCCGCAGGAGCAGCACGAGGTGCGCTACATCGGCCGCATCGGGGTGCGCGACGACGACTACGAGCCGCTGGTCATCGACTGGCGCGCGCCGGCCGCCTCCCCGTTCTACCGCGCGACCCCGGTCGAGCCGATGAACGTCGTGCGCCGCCGGGTGCTGCGAAGCCGCGACGCGCTGGTGCTCGGCATCGAGGACGACCTGATGGTCGCCGAGGCGCCCGAGGGGATGGTCGTCGTCGGTGACGGCGCGCTGATGGCGGCGCTCACCCGCAGCCGCGGCGCGCAGATGCGCGACATCGTGGCCACCATCCAGCGCCACCAGGACGAGGCGATCCGCGCCGACTCGCGCGGCATCACCGAGATCACCGGCGGCCCCGGCACCGGCAAGACGGTGGTGGCGCTGCACCGCGCGGCGTACCTGCTCTACAGCGACCGGCGGCGCTACGAGAGCGGCGGTATCCTCGTCGTCGGCCCCTCGTCGGCGTACACGGCCTACATCGAGCGCGTGCTGCCCTCGCTGGGCGAGGACACGGTCACGCTCCGCTCGCTCGGCGACGTCGTCGACGGCGTGACCGGTGACCGGCTCGACTCGCCCGCGGCGGCCGCGATCAAGGGCTCGCTGCGCATCCGGCAGGTGCTCGCGCGAGCCGCTCGCGACACGCCCCCCGAGGCTCCGACGCGGCTGCGGGTCATGGTCGCCGGGCACGCGGTCAACCTGGATTCCGCTGCGCTGCAAG
It includes:
- a CDS encoding helix-turn-helix transcriptional regulator, with product MSATGQDRERAAMQAIGRGGLESLLDLLNQDVMTTVYVQMVQNPRFRPEQLDTHGASPEEVELCLRIFESRGLLHRVDDGSWVTNAPENALADHASRLEERARTLRAATPGLSRIYYDAMARSPRSLEAVGVELLESLEDVNAAMSELFAATRRQVVSMRTRSPRVLMIMNRTPERIAEPVFNSHGETLRLRVSFDSGLLEEPAMPAAVAARTQAGDEIRFANAIPFTATTSDNGVTVMDIDDPSGTSVGMRITHPGVSAAIKRVIDDTWVRGVRWTGRGTVTRADAEPLDDRDRDILALMLGGVADATIARQLGVSQRTVERRVRRLLELLGAATRFQAGAQAVKRGWI
- the purD gene encoding phosphoribosylamine--glycine ligase; translated protein: MKPLVVGSGAREHALVRALLADPDVEAVFAAPGNPGIELVADCRPLPGGLTDGDGVADLAEELGADLVVIGPEVPLVAGVADAVRARGIDCFGPSADAARLEGSKAFAKEVMAEADVPTARAYVCDDETQLRDALDATGAPYVVKEDGLAAGKGVVVTDDLDAALAHGRACIDGGSPVVVEEFLDGPEVSIFCVTDGTTVLPLAQAQDFKRVGDDDQGPNTGGMGAYSPLTWAPESLTNEVVERIAQPTVDVMRRRGTPFSGVLYVGLALTSRGPRVVEFNARFGDPETQVVLARLRTPLGALLQAAARERLDQLEPLAWRPETAVTVVIASDGYPAQPRTGDPISGLDQIDDDAAYVLHAGTAIGDDGTLQSAGGRVLSVVALGSDLAEAREKAYAAVDLVDLPGSHHRTDIGLAAERGAVAVPSPEGSR
- a CDS encoding phosphoribosylaminoimidazolesuccinocarboxamide synthase; translation: MSNDPTTAAPELPGFAHAYSGKVRDLYAPLDAAGQPRDDQLLLVASDRISAFDFVLRSEIPDKGAVLTQLSLWWFERLADLLPHHVVSTDVPPQVAGRAVLVERLDMVPVECVARAYLTGSGLADYRRTGEVSGVRLPDGLVDGSRLADPVFTPSTKAPMGEHDEPIPFSTVVDMVGAERAAQLDDLTRRILARGNEIAVDRGVIIADTKVEFGVRPDGELVLADEVLTPDSSRFWPADEWEPGRAQPSYDKQFVRDWLTSPASGWSKDSGEEPPALPDEVIERTRAKYVEVYERLTGQRFG